One part of the Homo sapiens chromosome 19, GRCh38.p14 Primary Assembly genome encodes these proteins:
- the FPR2 gene encoding N-formyl peptide receptor 2, translating into METNFSTPLNEYEEVSYESAGYTVLRILPLVVLGVTFVLGVLGNGLVIWVAGFRMTRTVTTICYLNLALADFSFTATLPFLIVSMAMGEKWPFGWFLCKLIHIVVDINLFGSVFLIGFIALDRCICVLHPVWAQNHRTVSLAMKVIVGPWILALVLTLPVFLFLTTVTIPNGDTYCTFNFASWGGTPEERLKVAITMLTARGIIRFVIGFSLPMSIVAICYGLIAAKIHKKGMIKSSRPLRVLTAVVASFFICWFPFQLVALLGTVWLKEMLFYGKYKIIDILVNPTSSLAFFNSCLNPMLYVFVGQDFRERLIHSLPTSLERALSEDSAPTNDTAANSASPPAETELQAM; encoded by the coding sequence ATGGAAACCAACTTCTCCACTCCTCTGAATGAATATGAAGAAGTGTCCTATGAGTCTGCTGGCTACACTGTTCTGCGGATCCTCCCATTGGTGGTGCTTGGGGTCACCTTTGTCCTCGGGGTCCTGGGCAATGGGCTTGTGATCTGGGTGGCTGGATTCCGGATGACACGCACAGTCACCACCATCTGTTACCTGAACCTGGCCCTGGCTGACTTTTCTTTCACGGCCACATTACCATTCCTCATTGTCTCCATGGCCATGGGAGAAAAATGGCCTTTTGGCTGGTTCCTGTGTAAGTTAATTCACATCGTGGTGGACATCAACCTCTTTGGAAGTGTCTTCTTGATTGGTTTCATTGCACTGGACCGCTGCATTTGTGTCCTGCATCCAGTCTGGGCCCAGAACCACCGCACTGTGAGTCTGGCCATGAAGGTGATCGTCGGACCTTGGATTCTTGCTCTAGTCCTTACCTTGCCAGTTTTCCTCTTTTTGACTACAGTAACTATTCCAAATGGGGACACATACTGTACTTTCAACTTTGCATCCTGGGGTGGCACCCCTGAGGAGAGGCTGAAGGTGGCCATTACCATGCTGACAGCCAGAGGGATTATCCGGTTTGTCATTGGCTTTAGCTTGCCGATGTCCATTGTTGCCATCTGCTATGGGCTCATTGCAGCCAAGATCCACAAAAAGGGCATGATTAAATCCAGCCGTCCCTTACGGGTCCTCACTGCTGTGGTGGCTTCTTTCTTCATCTGTTGGTTTCCCTTTCAACTGGTTGCCCTTCTGGGCACCGTCTGGCTCAAAGAGATGTTGTTCTATGGCAAGTACAAAATCATTGACATCCTGGTTAACCCAACGAGCTCCCTGGCCTTCTTCAACAGCTGCCTCAACCCCATGCTTTACGTCTTTGTGGGCCAAGACTTCCGAGAGAGACTGATCCACTCCCTGCCCACCAGTCTGGAGAGGGCCCTGTCTGAGGACTCAGCCCCAACTAATGACACGGCTGCCAATTCTGCTTCACCTCCTGCAGAGACTGAGTTACAGGCAATGTGA